From Candidatus Zixiibacteriota bacterium, a single genomic window includes:
- the tolB gene encoding Tol-Pal system beta propeller repeat protein TolB, translating into MRRKVHRLEYSRRLLTLCVGIVFVIVNVAAGQGGLDLRASLTGGTWKPLKIAIADFKVAGQLSLEVDSLARAIQRVVTDDLDFHIFFDTIPKSQFYLDVWEIKEITPEIWQRMGADYLVEGEVELEGADVKVLYKISELTPRIQELTSEKLKTTRVNYRRVAHMIADAAVEHITAEKGFFTSRIAFVSSASGNKELYLCDYDGANAIKISDDRTLNLSPAWDRKEDKLLFTTYRTGKMEVWERDIRTGKTHPISAYPGSNNAAEISPDNKEIVITLSKDGNSELYVLDRKGKIKRRLTSLPSIEVSGSWSPTGREIAFASDRSGQPQIYIMDSEGFGVTRLTYDGKYNDSPRFSPTGDVIAFVSRGEDGKFQVCTIDVTGRDMQRLDQTGSNENPHWSPDGLHLVYTKYARQASDIYIMDRYSKKIRQITRDGKSSNPAWQPLVD; encoded by the coding sequence ATGAGAAGGAAAGTACATCGTTTGGAATATTCGCGACGACTGCTGACGCTGTGTGTCGGAATCGTCTTCGTCATCGTCAACGTGGCTGCCGGACAGGGCGGATTGGATTTACGCGCGTCCTTGACCGGCGGCACCTGGAAACCGCTGAAGATTGCGATCGCCGACTTCAAAGTTGCCGGGCAGCTTTCGCTGGAGGTCGACTCGCTGGCACGTGCGATTCAGCGGGTCGTTACCGACGACCTCGACTTCCACATCTTCTTTGACACAATCCCCAAGAGCCAGTTCTACCTCGATGTCTGGGAGATCAAGGAGATCACTCCGGAAATCTGGCAGCGGATGGGGGCGGATTATCTGGTCGAGGGCGAGGTTGAGTTGGAGGGTGCGGATGTCAAGGTGCTGTACAAGATCAGCGAACTGACACCGCGGATTCAGGAATTGACGTCGGAGAAGTTGAAGACCACACGCGTCAACTATCGCCGCGTTGCGCACATGATCGCTGACGCCGCGGTGGAACACATCACGGCGGAGAAGGGCTTCTTTACGAGCCGGATCGCCTTTGTGTCATCAGCGTCCGGCAACAAGGAACTTTATCTTTGCGACTACGACGGCGCCAACGCGATCAAGATCAGTGATGATCGAACCCTAAACTTGTCTCCGGCCTGGGATCGAAAAGAAGACAAGCTGCTGTTTACAACCTACCGGACCGGCAAGATGGAGGTTTGGGAGCGCGATATTCGCACCGGTAAAACCCATCCGATTTCGGCGTATCCCGGCTCGAACAATGCGGCCGAGATCTCACCGGACAACAAGGAGATCGTCATCACGCTCTCGAAAGACGGGAATTCCGAGCTGTACGTCCTGGATCGGAAGGGGAAAATCAAACGAAGACTGACCTCTTTACCGTCGATCGAGGTATCGGGTTCCTGGTCGCCGACCGGGCGCGAGATCGCTTTTGCGTCCGACCGTTCCGGACAACCGCAGATTTACATCATGGATTCGGAGGGTTTCGGCGTCACCCGGCTGACCTACGACGGCAAATACAACGACTCTCCTCGCTTTTCCCCGACCGGTGACGTGATTGCTTTTGTGTCGCGCGGTGAAGACGGGAAATTTCAGGTGTGTACAATTGATGTGACGGGACGCGATATGCAGCGGCTGGACCAGACGGGCTCCAATGAGAACCCGCATTGGTCGCCGGATGGGCTGCATTTGGTGTACACGAAGTACGCGCGGCAGGCGAGCGACATCTATATCATGGATCGTTACAGCAAGAAGATCCGGCAGATTACGCGGGACGGTAAGTCGTCAAATCCTGCCTGGCAGCCGCTCGTAGATTAG
- a CDS encoding biopolymer transporter ExbD: MAHKRRPRSYGTMHDINVANLVDVVLVILIVFMISAPLMQSGINVELPQTKVADTTPSEGIVVTIDPRGVYYIDDRVVEPSQFETRIKEAHDAEPDKMVFLRADKSITHGNVIQVMGFIKAAGIKEVGLVTKLPENGFKIGKK; this comes from the coding sequence ATGGCGCACAAGCGTCGCCCGCGGTCGTATGGCACCATGCACGATATCAATGTCGCCAACCTGGTGGACGTCGTGCTGGTGATCCTGATCGTGTTCATGATCAGCGCGCCGCTGATGCAATCAGGAATCAACGTCGAACTGCCGCAGACCAAGGTCGCCGATACAACGCCTTCCGAGGGCATAGTCGTCACGATCGACCCACGCGGCGTATACTACATTGATGACCGTGTAGTTGAGCCGTCGCAATTTGAGACGCGGATCAAGGAAGCCCACGACGCGGAGCCGGACAAGATGGTGTTTCTGCGCGCCGATAAGTCGATCACGCACGGAAACGTTATCCAAGTGATGGGCTTTATCAAGGCGGCCGGCATCAAAGAAGTCGGCCTCGTTACCAAACTGCCGGAAAACGGCTTCAAGATCGGCAAGAAGTAG
- a CDS encoding MotA/TolQ/ExbB proton channel family protein, with the protein MAIANVVLVSGGLLGLLSHMSLFAWVILIVLLIMSFITWGVIINKWKVYRAAEADSRRFFHTFRRRASLKEAHGKCLIYKSTPLARVFEEGFREWESLMSAKHGGARTPGQMIKLEPDEMEAIDRILEKEANEQIKHLERQVSYLATAANSAPFIGLLGTCYGIMNAFMNIGQQGSASLVVVAPGIAEALIATIVGLAVAIPSVMAYNWANTKLKFFADDLNNFSLEFLAAVTKEQI; encoded by the coding sequence TTGGCGATAGCTAATGTAGTCTTGGTGTCAGGCGGTCTTCTCGGCCTCCTCTCCCACATGTCATTGTTTGCCTGGGTGATCTTGATCGTGCTCCTGATCATGAGCTTCATCACTTGGGGAGTGATCATCAACAAGTGGAAGGTTTATCGGGCGGCGGAAGCGGACAGCCGCCGTTTTTTTCATACATTCCGCCGGCGCGCGAGTCTGAAGGAAGCGCATGGCAAGTGCCTGATCTACAAGTCGACGCCGCTGGCGCGGGTGTTTGAGGAGGGGTTTCGCGAGTGGGAATCACTGATGTCGGCCAAGCATGGTGGCGCCCGCACGCCGGGGCAGATGATCAAGCTGGAACCGGATGAGATGGAAGCGATTGACCGCATACTGGAGAAGGAAGCAAACGAGCAGATCAAGCATCTCGAGCGGCAGGTCTCGTATCTGGCGACGGCGGCCAATTCCGCGCCCTTCATTGGGCTGCTCGGCACCTGCTACGGTATTATGAACGCGTTTATGAACATCGGCCAGCAGGGGTCGGCGTCGCTGGTGGTTGTGGCACCGGGTATTGCCGAGGCGCTGATTGCCACGATCGTCGGGTTGGCGGTGGCGATTCCGTCGGTGATGGCCTACAACTGGGCCAACACCAAGCTGAAGTTTTTTGCCGACGACCTGAACAACTTCTCGCTCGAATTCCTGGCGGCGGTAACCAAGGAGCAGATCTGA
- a CDS encoding cell envelope integrity protein TolA, with translation MRKKDLILSVLGHLILTGLILVINPAMGMFKPKMEIMVVKPTDFFPGGPPPGKPDAGPKSIAPPKPAERMEDETITEKPKLKSEGKKEKIIAEKPKEKPPKAVEKSKEETRAEESEAESTAQDVAKSEQTVKEDGKGGLEVASTVGGSGTGVGPGSSNLPYNLGLVLNIIERNWRNPVTSPKPITCTVYFQIDRSGRVIGEPVVEKSSGYSTFDQAAVLAILRAGQFPAFPSSFNYAYIGLHLDFQYVPGK, from the coding sequence ATGAGGAAGAAAGATCTCATCCTGTCGGTGCTCGGCCACCTGATCCTGACGGGGTTGATTCTGGTGATCAATCCGGCGATGGGGATGTTCAAACCGAAGATGGAAATCATGGTAGTCAAACCGACCGATTTCTTTCCCGGCGGTCCGCCTCCGGGAAAACCGGATGCAGGACCCAAGTCGATTGCCCCGCCAAAACCGGCAGAGCGAATGGAAGATGAGACGATTACGGAGAAACCGAAGCTGAAATCGGAGGGTAAGAAGGAAAAGATCATCGCCGAGAAGCCGAAAGAAAAACCACCGAAGGCGGTCGAGAAGTCCAAAGAAGAGACGCGCGCCGAGGAATCTGAAGCTGAGTCAACTGCGCAGGATGTGGCAAAATCGGAGCAGACCGTGAAGGAGGACGGTAAAGGCGGTTTGGAGGTCGCCTCCACCGTGGGCGGATCGGGAACCGGTGTCGGCCCGGGATCGTCCAATTTGCCTTATAATTTGGGGCTGGTGTTGAATATCATCGAGCGCAACTGGCGTAATCCGGTGACTTCGCCAAAGCCAATTACCTGTACCGTCTATTTTCAGATCGACCGTAGCGGTCGTGTGATCGGCGAGCCGGTCGTGGAAAAATCCTCCGGTTACAGCACGTTTGATCAGGCGGCGGTGCTGGCGATACTGCGCGCCGGGCAGTTTCCGGCGTTTCCATCGAGTTTCAATTATGCCTACATTGGACTCCACCTTGACTTTCAGTATGTACCAGGAAAGTAA
- the gcvPB gene encoding aminomethyl-transferring glycine dehydrogenase subunit GcvPB: MTIFELSRPGQKGYTLPKSDVPELDLAQTLGKNNLRATDAALPELAENQVVRHYIRLSNLNHHIDKAIYPLGSCTMKYNPKVNEKAVANYGWTQLHPFQPARTAQGALELMYNLGRMLAEIAGMNEVSLQPTSGAQGEFTGIQLAKAYFRHRGENRFKVLLPDSAHGTNPASVMMSGWKPTEIKSGDQGILDPQALEAALDQDVALVMLTNPNTLGLFEREILRISELVHGKGALLYMDGANLNALMGIVRPGDMGFDMLHINLHKTFSTPHGGGGPGGGAIGVKDKLAPFLPIPVVCRDEKQYYFDYDRPLSIGRLHSFYGNFGSMVRAYAYILMNGRDGLRHVSESAIINANYLLSRLRGKFKLPYDHVCQHEFVLSGDHQKKLGVKVTDIAKRLLDYGVHAPTTYFPLIVSEALMIEPTETESRESLDYFADCLLRIAEEIETNPDLVKNAPHTTPVSRLDEVLAAKELNINFPV, encoded by the coding sequence ATGACCATCTTCGAACTTTCGCGCCCGGGCCAGAAGGGTTACACGCTGCCGAAGAGCGACGTGCCGGAACTGGATCTGGCGCAGACGCTCGGCAAGAACAATCTGCGCGCGACCGACGCCGCGTTGCCCGAGTTGGCCGAGAATCAGGTGGTACGCCACTACATCCGCTTGTCGAATCTCAACCACCATATCGACAAGGCGATTTACCCGCTTGGCAGTTGCACGATGAAGTACAATCCGAAGGTCAATGAAAAGGCTGTGGCAAACTACGGGTGGACGCAATTGCATCCGTTTCAGCCGGCGCGGACCGCGCAGGGCGCACTGGAGTTGATGTACAATCTCGGGAGGATGCTGGCGGAGATTGCCGGTATGAACGAAGTGTCCCTGCAGCCGACTTCGGGCGCCCAGGGCGAGTTCACCGGCATCCAGCTGGCGAAGGCCTATTTCCGGCATCGCGGCGAGAATCGGTTCAAGGTGTTGTTGCCCGACTCGGCGCACGGGACGAATCCGGCGTCGGTGATGATGTCGGGCTGGAAGCCGACCGAAATTAAGTCGGGCGATCAGGGGATTCTTGATCCGCAGGCGCTGGAAGCGGCGTTAGACCAGGATGTCGCGCTGGTAATGTTGACGAATCCGAATACGCTGGGATTGTTCGAGCGCGAGATCTTGAGGATTTCGGAACTGGTTCACGGCAAAGGCGCCTTGCTCTACATGGACGGCGCGAACCTGAATGCGCTGATGGGTATTGTCCGCCCCGGTGACATGGGCTTTGACATGCTCCATATCAACCTGCACAAGACATTCTCGACGCCACACGGCGGCGGCGGCCCGGGTGGTGGCGCGATTGGCGTCAAGGACAAATTGGCGCCGTTCCTGCCAATTCCGGTGGTGTGCCGCGACGAAAAGCAGTACTACTTCGATTATGATCGGCCGCTGTCAATCGGTCGACTGCACTCCTTCTACGGCAATTTCGGCTCGATGGTACGCGCGTATGCCTATATTCTCATGAATGGCCGGGACGGTTTGCGCCATGTATCGGAGTCCGCGATTATCAACGCCAACTACTTGTTGTCGCGACTGCGCGGCAAGTTCAAGCTGCCGTACGACCACGTTTGCCAGCACGAATTTGTGCTCTCGGGAGACCACCAGAAAAAACTGGGCGTGAAGGTCACCGACATCGCCAAGCGGCTGCTGGATTACGGCGTGCACGCGCCGACCACTTACTTTCCGCTGATCGTCAGCGAAGCGCTGATGATCGAGCCAACCGAGACGGAGAGCCGGGAGTCGCTCGATTACTTCGCCGACTGCCTTCTGAGGATCGCCGAAGAAATTGAGACGAATCCCGACCTGGTCAAGAATGCGCCGCACACGACGCCGGTTTCGCGGCTCGACGAGGTACTGGCGGCGAAGGAACTGAACATTAACTTTCCCGTTTGA
- a CDS encoding ABC transporter ATP-binding protein has protein sequence MCLLGRNGSGKSTLLRLAAGILAPNEGAIRREAEPDAPATIGFIFQNPDLQIVAATVEQDLAFALENQGMARTDMHERVSAMAGRFGLTKLLQRHPATLSAGEKQRLALAGTLINRPRILLLDEPTSYLDAAGRRLLSETLAAETDLCLLGATQYLSELAQYHRVVFLHAGTRVFDGPVAEFRNTDFYSEIENALLGNDYQRQHTPAQATPAMRLREVRFGYERQPLLFTDLSLEFFAGQITAIHGESGSGKTTLALLLAGRLKPQAGCIELPQLGGREAGSLSKQVSVVFQFPEENLFADSVHEEIAYGARNLGLAEAEIEANVTAALRRVGLDDTIDRHRHPLMLSAGEQRRVAIAAILALERPVVIFDEITAGLDWDGIAAMRTLLRDLRDSGKTVIVMSHADDFVRSVADCVIRLDNKTP, from the coding sequence GTGTGCCTGCTCGGTCGCAATGGTTCGGGCAAATCAACTTTGCTGCGCCTAGCGGCGGGGATCCTGGCGCCGAATGAAGGTGCGATCCGACGCGAAGCAGAACCTGACGCGCCGGCAACCATCGGGTTCATCTTCCAGAATCCCGATCTTCAGATTGTAGCGGCGACGGTAGAGCAGGACTTGGCGTTTGCGCTGGAGAATCAAGGGATGGCACGTACGGACATGCACGAACGCGTCAGCGCGATGGCGGGGCGCTTCGGTCTGACGAAGCTGTTGCAGCGCCACCCGGCCACGCTGTCAGCAGGGGAAAAACAGCGATTGGCGTTGGCCGGAACTTTGATCAACCGCCCGCGGATTCTGTTGCTGGACGAGCCGACATCGTATCTGGATGCCGCCGGTCGACGGTTGTTGTCTGAGACACTCGCGGCCGAGACTGACCTTTGCCTGTTGGGCGCAACGCAATATCTAAGCGAACTCGCGCAATATCACCGGGTGGTCTTCCTGCACGCGGGCACGAGGGTTTTTGACGGTCCTGTCGCTGAATTCCGCAACACAGACTTCTACTCCGAGATCGAGAATGCTCTGCTTGGCAACGATTATCAGAGGCAGCACACTCCCGCCCAGGCGACGCCGGCGATGCGGCTACGAGAAGTGCGCTTTGGCTACGAGCGGCAACCATTGCTATTCACCGATCTGTCGTTAGAATTCTTTGCCGGGCAGATCACTGCTATTCACGGCGAGTCCGGCAGCGGCAAGACGACGCTGGCGCTGCTTCTGGCCGGACGGCTGAAGCCACAGGCCGGCTGTATCGAGCTGCCCCAGTTGGGTGGTCGTGAAGCGGGCAGCCTAAGCAAGCAAGTGTCGGTGGTGTTTCAATTCCCTGAGGAGAACCTCTTTGCCGACTCAGTCCACGAGGAGATCGCCTACGGGGCGCGCAACCTGGGCTTAGCTGAGGCGGAAATTGAAGCAAACGTAACAGCAGCTCTTCGCCGGGTCGGGCTGGATGACACGATAGACCGCCACCGGCATCCGCTGATGTTGTCAGCCGGGGAACAACGACGGGTGGCAATCGCTGCGATTCTGGCACTGGAGCGGCCGGTGGTGATTTTTGACGAGATTACCGCCGGGCTGGACTGGGACGGAATCGCAGCGATGCGCACCCTGCTTCGGGATCTTCGCGACTCCGGCAAGACGGTGATCGTGATGAGCCATGCCGACGACTTTGTCCGGTCGGTCGCTGATTGCGTAATTCGACTCGACAACAAGACCCCTTGA